In a genomic window of Thermosynechococcus sp. CL-1:
- a CDS encoding NAD-dependent malic enzyme, which yields MVKLTPTPAYSLTLRLKTSLDPTELGTVLQIIGGQQGQVGSITLIEKTANKILRELVVVAASRDHAAAIVNAVKSDTQATVLEVSDRTFRLHEGGKITVRSKHPLQEYDDLAMAYTPGVGRVSQAIADDPQLVHKLTIKSHTVAIVSDGSAVLGLGNIGPEAALPVMEGKAMLFQEFAGLDAFPICLSTQEVDEIVATVKHIAPVFGGINLEDISAPRCFEIEARLQAELDIPVFHDDQHGTAIVTLAALKNALQLVAKSLDTVRIVINGAGAAGIAVARLLRKAGAHHLTLCNRQGILSKDKAQTPAQQEFAVAETGTLADALEGADVFIGLSAPGVLTLEMVQRMAPKAIVFAMANPVPEIQPELIYDHVAVVATGRSDYPNQINNVLAFPGVFKGTLACRAPRMTEEMFLAAAAAIAALVSPSELHSAYIIPSVFDPRVAPAVAKAVEDCARSLGLARA from the coding sequence TCATTGGTGGGCAACAGGGGCAAGTGGGTTCCATCACCCTGATCGAGAAAACCGCTAATAAAATCCTACGGGAACTGGTGGTGGTGGCTGCCAGCCGCGATCATGCTGCGGCCATTGTCAATGCTGTGAAATCTGACACCCAAGCCACGGTGCTAGAGGTGAGCGATCGCACCTTTCGGCTCCATGAGGGCGGCAAAATCACCGTTAGAAGCAAGCATCCCCTTCAGGAGTACGACGATCTGGCGATGGCCTATACACCGGGCGTCGGTCGGGTGTCCCAGGCGATCGCTGACGATCCTCAATTGGTGCACAAACTGACGATCAAAAGCCATACGGTGGCCATTGTCAGTGATGGCAGTGCGGTCTTGGGATTGGGCAATATCGGCCCAGAGGCTGCTCTACCGGTGATGGAGGGCAAGGCTATGCTCTTTCAGGAATTTGCCGGTCTGGACGCCTTTCCCATCTGCTTGAGCACGCAGGAGGTGGATGAAATTGTTGCCACCGTGAAGCACATCGCCCCCGTCTTTGGTGGCATCAATCTAGAGGATATTAGCGCCCCCCGCTGCTTTGAAATCGAAGCCCGTCTGCAAGCGGAATTGGATATCCCTGTGTTTCACGATGACCAGCACGGCACGGCCATTGTCACCCTTGCCGCCCTTAAAAATGCCCTGCAACTAGTGGCTAAATCCTTAGATACGGTGCGCATTGTCATTAACGGTGCGGGGGCAGCCGGCATCGCCGTGGCTAGGCTCCTGCGCAAAGCCGGCGCCCACCATCTAACTCTCTGCAACCGCCAAGGCATCCTCTCAAAAGACAAAGCACAAACACCAGCACAGCAGGAATTTGCCGTCGCTGAAACAGGAACGCTGGCTGATGCTCTAGAGGGTGCCGATGTCTTTATTGGCTTGAGTGCCCCCGGCGTCCTGACATTGGAAATGGTGCAGCGCATGGCCCCAAAAGCGATTGTTTTTGCGATGGCCAATCCCGTTCCGGAAATCCAACCCGAACTCATTTATGACCATGTGGCGGTGGTGGCCACTGGCCGCAGTGACTATCCCAATCAAATCAACAATGTGCTCGCTTTTCCGGGGGTGTTTAAGGGTACCCTTGCCTGTCGGGCACCCCGCATGACGGAGGAGATGTTCCTCGCGGCGGCAGCAGCGATCGCGGCCTTGGTCAGTCCCTCGGAACTGCACTCAGCCTATATTATCCCCTCAGTGTTTGATCCACGGGTGGCACCGGCAGTGGCCAAGGCTGTCGAGGACTGCGCGCGATCGCTGGGGTTAGCGCGTGCCTAG
- a CDS encoding glycoside hydrolase produces the protein MAYPLHVAFIWHQHQPLYKSCRTGQYLLPWVRLHGTKDYLDLILVLAKYPRLKQTVNLVPSLLLQIQDYVNGTALDPYLTATLTPVEQLTDQQRWFIIEHFFDAHHRTMIDPHPRYRELYEQRQTQGKTWCWQHWQPQDYGDLLAWHNLAWIDPLYWDEPEIAQWLSQGRDFSLSDRQRIIAKQREILGQIIPQHRALQEAGQIEVTTTPYTHPILPLLVDTDAAKVAVPNIALPQQRFQYPEDVPRHLRRARVLYEQFFGRSPRGLWPSEQSVSPAILEPIVEQGFEWICSDEAILGWTTGTYFHRNEAGVVQQANVLYQPYRLTTAKGDLNIVFRDHRLSDLIGFTYSAMAPEAAAADLLKQLEGIRQQLIAYEGTGQSSLAQPWLVTIALDGENCWEYYPRDGLPFLERLYQGLSENEHFACVSVAQYLQQYPPRAVISGSALHSGSWIDGNFCTWIGDPVKNKAWDYLGAARQTLERHSEATETKNPAAWQALLAAEGSDWFWWFGEGHSSNHDAMFDQLFREHLMALYTALGEPIPEVLNDPLEVHEAKDTYPPQGFIHPEIDGRGDEQDWNFAGRIQIGGSRGTMHRQTLISRLWYGVDHLNIYLRLDAPNQKQPFGNDISTLHFCWYYPNMVTYNSPLSDLRDCPDEAPLNYLYHHQLVIDFEKQQIAFKEAIANYQWKERPSHARYALGICLEVAIPWADLHLYPDCGLRLLIVLAQEGYYLDHLPPEQLLFLTTP, from the coding sequence GTGGCCTATCCCTTGCACGTTGCCTTCATTTGGCACCAGCACCAACCCCTCTACAAAAGTTGTCGCACCGGTCAATACCTGCTCCCTTGGGTACGGCTCCACGGCACGAAGGACTACTTAGATCTGATCTTAGTCCTCGCCAAATATCCCCGCCTCAAGCAAACCGTCAACCTTGTCCCCTCCCTGTTGCTGCAAATTCAGGATTATGTCAACGGTACGGCCCTTGATCCCTATCTGACAGCCACACTGACCCCGGTGGAGCAGCTCACCGATCAGCAGCGCTGGTTTATCATTGAGCATTTCTTTGATGCCCACCACCGCACGATGATTGACCCCCATCCCCGCTATCGCGAACTCTACGAGCAGCGGCAAACCCAGGGGAAAACTTGGTGTTGGCAACACTGGCAGCCCCAAGACTATGGGGATCTGTTGGCGTGGCACAATTTAGCTTGGATCGATCCCCTCTACTGGGATGAGCCAGAGATTGCCCAATGGTTGTCCCAAGGGCGGGATTTTAGCCTCAGCGATCGCCAGCGGATCATTGCCAAACAGCGGGAAATTCTTGGCCAAATCATTCCCCAGCATCGCGCCCTTCAAGAGGCGGGTCAAATTGAAGTCACCACAACCCCCTATACCCACCCGATTTTGCCCCTCTTGGTGGATACCGATGCCGCCAAAGTAGCGGTTCCCAACATTGCCCTGCCCCAACAGCGGTTTCAATATCCCGAAGATGTTCCTCGGCATTTGCGGCGGGCGCGAGTTCTTTATGAACAATTCTTTGGGCGATCGCCCCGCGGACTGTGGCCGTCAGAGCAATCCGTAAGTCCAGCCATTCTTGAACCCATTGTCGAGCAGGGATTTGAGTGGATTTGCTCCGATGAAGCAATCTTGGGCTGGACAACGGGAACCTATTTTCACCGCAACGAAGCGGGGGTTGTCCAACAGGCCAATGTTCTTTACCAACCCTACCGCCTGACCACGGCCAAAGGGGATCTCAACATTGTCTTTCGCGATCACCGCCTCTCGGATTTGATTGGCTTTACCTACAGTGCCATGGCTCCCGAAGCAGCGGCAGCGGATCTGCTCAAGCAGCTTGAGGGTATTCGCCAGCAACTCATTGCCTATGAAGGGACTGGCCAATCCAGTTTGGCACAACCATGGCTTGTGACCATTGCCCTCGATGGTGAAAACTGCTGGGAGTACTATCCCCGCGACGGCCTGCCCTTCTTAGAAAGGCTTTACCAAGGCCTGAGCGAGAACGAGCACTTTGCCTGTGTTTCTGTGGCGCAGTATCTGCAACAATATCCCCCACGTGCGGTGATTTCGGGTTCTGCTCTCCACAGCGGCTCTTGGATTGATGGCAATTTCTGTACATGGATTGGCGATCCGGTAAAAAACAAAGCTTGGGACTATCTAGGGGCTGCCCGCCAAACCCTTGAACGCCACTCCGAAGCCACTGAAACGAAGAATCCGGCAGCATGGCAAGCCCTTTTGGCGGCTGAAGGCTCTGACTGGTTTTGGTGGTTTGGTGAAGGCCACTCCTCGAACCACGATGCCATGTTTGATCAGCTTTTCCGTGAGCATTTGATGGCGCTCTACACAGCATTGGGGGAGCCAATTCCTGAGGTTCTCAATGATCCCTTAGAAGTCCACGAAGCCAAGGATACCTACCCGCCCCAAGGCTTTATTCACCCTGAGATTGATGGGCGCGGTGATGAGCAGGACTGGAACTTTGCTGGCCGGATTCAAATCGGTGGCAGCCGCGGGACGATGCACCGCCAAACGCTGATCAGTCGCCTCTGGTATGGGGTGGATCACCTAAATATCTATCTGCGTCTTGATGCTCCGAACCAGAAACAGCCCTTTGGGAATGACATCAGCACCCTGCACTTTTGCTGGTACTACCCCAACATGGTGACGTACAATAGCCCCCTCTCTGATCTGCGAGATTGCCCCGACGAAGCCCCCCTCAACTACCTGTACCACCATCAATTGGTGATTGACTTTGAAAAGCAACAGATTGCCTTCAAGGAGGCGATCGCCAACTACCAGTGGAAAGAGCGACCCAGCCATGCCCGCTATGCCTTGGGCATCTGCCTAGAAGTGGCCATTCCTTGGGCAGATCTGCACCTGTATCCCGATTGTGGCCTGCGTCTGTTGATCGTGCTGGCTCAAGAGGGCTATTACCTTGACCATCTGCCCCCAGAGCAACTGCTCTTTTTGACTACCCCCTAG
- a CDS encoding DUF2499 domain-containing protein: MHALSIPTWMVHISSVLEWMAAIWFVAQLDRRCPQQGWRWLAWAMLPALVSAMCACTWHYFDNAVTLAWLVDLQALLTFIGNCTLCGAAAWLWWRSQSAL; encoded by the coding sequence ATGCACGCCCTATCAATTCCCACGTGGATGGTGCATATTTCCAGTGTGCTGGAGTGGATGGCAGCCATTTGGTTTGTGGCACAACTGGATCGCCGCTGTCCGCAGCAGGGATGGCGGTGGTTGGCGTGGGCAATGCTACCAGCGTTGGTGAGTGCCATGTGTGCCTGTACGTGGCATTACTTCGATAATGCAGTGACACTGGCTTGGTTGGTGGATCTGCAAGCGCTGCTCACGTTCATTGGCAACTGTACCCTCTGTGGTGCAGCAGCATGGCTGTGGTGGCGATCGCAAAGCGCACTGTAG
- a CDS encoding sodium:proton antiporter — protein sequence MESSAELTALFVITVVLGIGAQVTAHWLRLPSIVLLLLAGILSGPSGLGLVHPEVLGEGLEVLVPLCVALILFEGGLSLDLSRADQDITGSLWKLVTLGGLVTFVAGAMAAHWIGEFPWQLAFLYASLVVVTGPTVVGPLLRQVGVEHKLAVILEGEGVLIDPIGAILAVMVLNVVLNQDLGMGAIALGIVQRLAVGTLMGGIGGWFLSRFLRRAWFLGDDLRNLLVLAVLWGLFWLSDQVVSESGLMMAVVLGLVLRWSDVPGGRLLRRFKGQLSTLSISVLFVLLAADLSIAGLLELGWSGVLTVLCLMFLIRPLGVVLCTWGSDLSWQQKAFLSWIAPRGIVAASVASLFSITLTNAGISGGDAIKGQVFLTILMTVFGQGLTARWVATQLNVRAQGASGVMIAGCTPLGRLLARILRDRGEEVVMIDTDPEAVEQARREHLPVYLSSALDLNILQEAGITELGTYLAVTSNTEVNAVLAQRVLEEFHPPRVLAALEVEDCPLGLSPAFARQLSIKKWNQYINTEAVRLGELVIEEERSQLQRQHLDALIRSGKVLPLLVERPEGLRVVRANEEWQVGDRLIYLLHSPKPHTLPAALISGWQMNTQVESVLVPSETPTPKGT from the coding sequence ATGGAAAGTAGTGCCGAACTCACCGCCTTGTTCGTCATCACCGTTGTCCTAGGCATTGGTGCCCAAGTGACTGCCCATTGGTTACGGCTGCCGAGTATTGTCCTGTTGTTACTGGCGGGTATTCTTTCAGGCCCCAGTGGCTTGGGGCTAGTCCATCCGGAAGTTTTAGGCGAAGGCCTAGAGGTGTTAGTGCCCCTGTGTGTGGCCTTGATTCTCTTTGAGGGGGGCTTGAGCTTAGACCTGAGCCGCGCTGACCAAGATATTACGGGTAGCCTCTGGAAGTTAGTGACGCTGGGGGGATTGGTGACGTTTGTGGCGGGGGCAATGGCTGCCCATTGGATTGGCGAATTTCCGTGGCAACTGGCTTTTCTCTATGCCTCCCTCGTGGTGGTGACCGGGCCTACGGTTGTTGGACCGCTGCTGCGGCAAGTGGGGGTAGAGCACAAGCTAGCGGTCATCCTCGAAGGGGAAGGGGTACTGATTGACCCCATTGGTGCCATTTTGGCGGTGATGGTGCTGAACGTAGTTCTCAATCAAGACCTCGGCATGGGGGCGATCGCCCTCGGGATTGTCCAGCGCTTGGCCGTTGGTACCTTGATGGGCGGTATCGGTGGCTGGTTTCTCAGCCGCTTCCTGCGTCGCGCTTGGTTTCTGGGGGATGATCTGCGCAACTTGTTGGTGTTGGCCGTCCTCTGGGGCCTGTTTTGGCTGTCGGATCAAGTGGTCAGTGAATCGGGTCTAATGATGGCGGTGGTTCTGGGGCTGGTACTGCGTTGGTCGGATGTGCCGGGGGGGCGGCTACTGCGGCGTTTTAAGGGGCAACTGAGTACGCTCTCGATCTCGGTCTTGTTTGTGCTGCTGGCTGCGGATCTCTCGATCGCTGGTCTATTGGAGCTAGGTTGGTCGGGGGTGCTGACGGTGTTGTGCTTAATGTTCCTGATCCGTCCCCTCGGCGTTGTCCTATGTACGTGGGGCAGTGACCTCAGTTGGCAACAAAAAGCCTTCCTCAGTTGGATTGCGCCGCGGGGAATTGTTGCGGCTTCAGTGGCTTCGCTATTTTCGATTACCCTCACCAATGCGGGAATTAGTGGGGGGGATGCCATTAAAGGACAAGTGTTCCTGACGATTTTGATGACGGTTTTCGGCCAAGGCCTAACGGCGCGCTGGGTGGCAACCCAACTGAATGTGCGTGCCCAAGGGGCTTCAGGGGTGATGATTGCTGGCTGTACGCCCTTGGGTCGTTTGTTGGCGCGGATCTTGCGCGATCGCGGCGAAGAGGTGGTGATGATTGACACCGATCCTGAGGCCGTTGAACAAGCCCGCCGTGAACACCTACCCGTCTATCTCAGTAGTGCCCTTGACCTGAATATTTTGCAGGAGGCCGGCATTACTGAATTGGGCACCTATCTGGCTGTGACTAGTAATACTGAGGTGAATGCGGTGCTGGCACAGCGCGTCCTCGAAGAATTTCACCCGCCACGGGTCTTGGCCGCCCTTGAGGTAGAGGATTGTCCCCTAGGTCTGAGTCCAGCCTTTGCTCGGCAACTGTCCATCAAAAAATGGAACCAATATATCAACACTGAGGCGGTTCGTTTGGGGGAACTGGTGATTGAGGAGGAGCGATCGCAATTGCAACGCCAGCACCTTGACGCCTTGATCCGCTCTGGGAAAGTGCTTCCCCTGCTTGTGGAACGGCCAGAGGGATTGCGGGTGGTGCGAGCCAATGAAGAGTGGCAAGTGGGCGATCGCCTGATTTACCTGCTCCACAGCCCCAAACCCCATACCCTACCCGCCGCCTTAATTTCGGGCTGGCAAATGAATACCCAAGTAGAATCGGTTCTTGTCCCCAGTGAAACCCCTACGCCCAAGGGAACCTAA
- a CDS encoding zinc-dependent dehydrogenase, with amino-acid sequence MKAQVFRGVNQLSYEDIPIPETAADEVLVRVRVVGLCQSDIKKIRYPLYEPPRIFGHETAGEIAAVGEAVTGWQVGQRVVVMHHIPCMHCAYCLNENYSMCHVYKTVTTTAGFIPSGGGFAEYVKVPGHIVQHGGLIPIPDEISDEEASFVEPTNCCLKAVKKAGITAGQTVLITGAGPIGLMFIMLVNLFGARAIATDLLPSRIAKAKEVGAAAAFDARDPDLRAKVQALTHGLGVDVSLLAVPSEKAFFQALECTRKGGKILFFAEFPDEVEIPLNPNILYRREIDLMGSYSSSYRLQSLACDIIFNRRIDVKALISDRYPLSKLAEAVEQAVQPTPETYKILIYPES; translated from the coding sequence ATGAAAGCCCAAGTGTTCCGAGGGGTGAATCAACTCAGCTACGAGGACATTCCCATCCCTGAGACTGCTGCCGATGAAGTGCTAGTGCGGGTCAGGGTGGTTGGGTTGTGCCAATCGGACATCAAAAAAATTCGCTATCCCCTCTATGAGCCGCCTCGTATTTTTGGCCATGAAACGGCGGGTGAAATTGCGGCGGTGGGTGAGGCCGTGACGGGTTGGCAGGTGGGTCAGCGGGTGGTGGTCATGCACCATATTCCCTGTATGCACTGCGCCTACTGCTTGAATGAAAACTATTCAATGTGCCATGTCTATAAGACGGTGACGACAACGGCGGGCTTTATTCCCAGTGGTGGGGGCTTTGCCGAGTATGTGAAAGTACCGGGGCACATTGTGCAGCATGGCGGTCTGATTCCGATTCCCGATGAGATTAGCGATGAAGAAGCCAGCTTCGTTGAACCCACCAACTGTTGTCTGAAGGCAGTCAAGAAGGCGGGCATTACTGCCGGTCAAACAGTGCTGATCACTGGGGCAGGGCCTATTGGCCTGATGTTTATTATGTTGGTGAATCTCTTTGGGGCACGGGCGATCGCCACCGATCTACTGCCCTCCCGAATCGCCAAAGCCAAAGAAGTGGGCGCCGCTGCCGCTTTTGATGCCCGCGATCCCGATCTCAGGGCCAAGGTGCAAGCCCTGACCCATGGCTTGGGGGTGGATGTCAGTCTTTTAGCGGTTCCCAGTGAAAAAGCCTTTTTCCAAGCCCTAGAGTGTACGCGCAAGGGGGGCAAAATTCTCTTCTTTGCCGAGTTTCCCGATGAAGTGGAAATTCCCCTCAATCCCAACATTCTCTATCGCCGTGAGATTGACCTCATGGGCAGCTACAGTTCCTCCTACCGCTTACAGTCGCTTGCCTGCGACATTATCTTTAACCGCCGCATTGATGTCAAAGCCCTGATCAGCGATCGCTATCCCCTATCAAAGCTGGCTGAAGCGGTGGAGCAGGCAGTACAGCCGACGCCGGAAACCTATAAAATCCTCATTTATCCAGAATCCTAA
- a CDS encoding S-layer homology domain-containing protein — MQSLAQRSLAVLSCGLMSSGTLALVAAVPVQAQSRFTDTQGIWAQACIDHLASRNIISGYPDGTFRPFAPVTRAEYAAMLGKAFPNAPVVRTPSTFNDVPSTFWAASAIQNATRTGFLSGYPGNVFQPNQNIPRVQAIVALASGLQYPTPPSVEGVLAQFNDAAAIPAYGRAGVAAATAKQVVVNYPNVQFFAPNQLATRADIAAFLCQATRAPAAQALVPSQYIAGAATASPSPLALPAGQQIPARFPDAERIVVSPNETVAIRLVTAADVRDGQGRVVIPLGSEVFGQIQPAQGGAQFVANTVVINNRQLPIAANSQVIRTIRDARDPNIGNIFRNAAIGSAVAAGISGLAGDRRITPLKVLTGTLTGTAIETNQGRPATSIIRDTLIGAALATGASAVIGDRKITPEKVITGAAAGATIGGAIDPAVQRLVVIDANTDLGLTLTQPFTVSQ, encoded by the coding sequence ATGCAAAGCCTCGCACAGCGCAGCTTGGCTGTTTTGAGCTGCGGTTTAATGAGTTCTGGTACCCTTGCCCTTGTAGCGGCTGTTCCGGTCCAAGCCCAATCCCGTTTTACCGATACCCAAGGCATCTGGGCACAGGCCTGTATTGACCACCTTGCCAGTCGCAACATTATCAGCGGCTATCCCGATGGCACCTTTCGCCCCTTTGCCCCCGTCACTCGGGCTGAATATGCGGCCATGCTGGGGAAGGCGTTTCCCAATGCCCCAGTGGTGCGTACCCCCAGTACGTTTAACGATGTCCCCAGCACATTTTGGGCAGCGAGTGCGATTCAAAATGCCACCCGTACCGGCTTCTTGAGTGGTTACCCCGGCAATGTTTTTCAGCCCAATCAAAATATTCCGCGTGTTCAGGCGATCGTGGCCTTGGCCAGTGGCTTGCAATATCCCACACCGCCTTCTGTGGAGGGGGTCTTAGCCCAGTTCAATGATGCGGCGGCAATTCCCGCCTATGGACGTGCCGGTGTGGCCGCTGCCACCGCTAAACAAGTGGTGGTGAACTATCCCAATGTGCAGTTCTTTGCGCCGAACCAACTGGCTACCCGTGCCGATATTGCGGCTTTCCTTTGTCAAGCAACCCGTGCCCCCGCTGCCCAAGCGCTGGTTCCCAGCCAGTACATTGCTGGTGCAGCCACCGCTTCCCCGTCACCCCTTGCTCTACCCGCCGGTCAGCAAATTCCGGCTCGCTTCCCCGATGCAGAGCGGATTGTCGTCAGTCCCAATGAAACCGTGGCGATTCGCTTGGTGACGGCGGCGGATGTGCGCGATGGCCAAGGGCGGGTTGTCATTCCCCTAGGCAGTGAAGTTTTTGGTCAGATTCAGCCGGCCCAAGGGGGGGCGCAATTTGTCGCCAACACGGTGGTGATCAATAACCGACAGCTGCCGATCGCCGCCAATTCCCAAGTCATTCGTACGATTCGCGATGCCCGTGATCCCAACATTGGCAATATTTTCCGTAATGCGGCCATTGGTTCCGCTGTTGCTGCGGGGATTTCTGGCTTGGCGGGAGACCGCAGGATTACGCCCCTGAAGGTTCTCACAGGAACCCTGACCGGTACAGCCATTGAAACCAACCAAGGACGGCCTGCTACCTCCATTATTCGCGATACGCTGATTGGTGCCGCTTTGGCCACGGGTGCTTCTGCAGTGATTGGCGATCGCAAGATTACGCCCGAAAAAGTGATTACCGGTGCAGCCGCCGGTGCCACCATTGGTGGTGCGATTGATCCAGCCGTGCAGCGACTAGTGGTGATTGATGCCAATACGGATTTGGGCTTGACCCTGACTCAACCCTTTACTGTCTCGCAATAG